The proteins below come from a single Aptenodytes patagonicus chromosome 2, bAptPat1.pri.cur, whole genome shotgun sequence genomic window:
- the LDLRAD4 gene encoding low-density lipoprotein receptor class A domain-containing protein 4 isoform X2 — MSSEQLNRTAVKDARLKDLLLERAELEFVQIIIIIVVITVMVVVIICLLNHYKLSTRSFINRQSQSRRQEETLQTEGCLWPSESSVSRQGASEIMYAPRSRDRFTAPSFMQRDRFSRFQPTYPYMQHEIDLPPTISLSDGEEPPPYQGPCTLQLRDPEQQMELNRESVRAPPNRTIFDSDLIDISMYNGGPCPPSSNSGISATNYSSNGRMEGPPPTYSEVMGHYPGSSFFHHQHSNAPPSSQRGSRLQFQQNNSESTIVPSKGQDRKPGNLV, encoded by the exons ATGTCCAGTGAGCAGCTTAACAGGACAGCGGTGAAGGATGCGCGGTTAAAAGACCTGTTGTTGGAAAGAG ctGAACTGGAGTTTGTTCAGATCATCATTATAATTGTGGTTATAACTGTTATGGTGGTAGTGATCATCTGCTTGTTGAACCATTACAAACTCTCGACACGCTCCTTTATCAACCGACAGAGCCAAAGCAGAAGACAGGAGGAAACTTTGCAGACG GAAGGGTGCTTGTGGCCTTCAGAAAGCTCGGTTTCGCGCCAGGGTGCTTCAGAG ATCATGTATGCTCCAAGGTCCAGGGACAGGTTTACCGCCCCATCTTTTATGCAGCGGGACCGTTTCAGTCGCTTCCAGCCCACTTACCCTTACATGCAGCATGAGATTGACCTTCCTCCGACCATCTCCCTCTCTGACGGGGAAGAGCCACCACCGTACCAAGGCCCGTGCACCCTGCAGCTCCGGGACCCAGAGCAGCAGATGGAGCTCAACCGGGAATCTGTCAGGGCACCACCCAACCGAACCATTTTCGATAGCGACTTGATAGACATCTCGATGTACAATGGGGGCCCCTGCCCACCAAGCAGCAATTCGGGCATAAGTGCAACCAACTATAGCAGTAATGGAAGGATGGAAGGACCACCCCCGACGTACAGCGAGGTCATGGGTCATTACCCAGGCTCCTCTTTTTTCCATCACCAGCACAGCAACGCGCCTCCTTCCTCGCAGAGGGGGAGCAGACTTCAGTTTCAGCAGAACAATTCGGAGAGCACAATAGTCCCCAGCAAAGGCCAAGACCGGAAACCAGGAAACCTGGTCTAA
- the LDLRAD4 gene encoding low-density lipoprotein receptor class A domain-containing protein 4 isoform X3, whose protein sequence is MVVVIICLLNHYKLSTRSFINRQSQSRRQEETLQTEGCLWPSESSVSRQGASEIMYAPRSRDRFTAPSFMQRDRFSRFQPTYPYMQHEIDLPPTISLSDGEEPPPYQGPCTLQLRDPEQQMELNRESVRAPPNRTIFDSDLIDISMYNGGPCPPSSNSGISATNYSSNGRMEGPPPTYSEVMGHYPGSSFFHHQHSNAPPSSQRGSRLQFQQNNSESTIVPSKGQDRKPGNLV, encoded by the exons ATGGTGGTAGTGATCATCTGCTTGTTGAACCATTACAAACTCTCGACACGCTCCTTTATCAACCGACAGAGCCAAAGCAGAAGACAGGAGGAAACTTTGCAGACG GAAGGGTGCTTGTGGCCTTCAGAAAGCTCGGTTTCGCGCCAGGGTGCTTCAGAG ATCATGTATGCTCCAAGGTCCAGGGACAGGTTTACCGCCCCATCTTTTATGCAGCGGGACCGTTTCAGTCGCTTCCAGCCCACTTACCCTTACATGCAGCATGAGATTGACCTTCCTCCGACCATCTCCCTCTCTGACGGGGAAGAGCCACCACCGTACCAAGGCCCGTGCACCCTGCAGCTCCGGGACCCAGAGCAGCAGATGGAGCTCAACCGGGAATCTGTCAGGGCACCACCCAACCGAACCATTTTCGATAGCGACTTGATAGACATCTCGATGTACAATGGGGGCCCCTGCCCACCAAGCAGCAATTCGGGCATAAGTGCAACCAACTATAGCAGTAATGGAAGGATGGAAGGACCACCCCCGACGTACAGCGAGGTCATGGGTCATTACCCAGGCTCCTCTTTTTTCCATCACCAGCACAGCAACGCGCCTCCTTCCTCGCAGAGGGGGAGCAGACTTCAGTTTCAGCAGAACAATTCGGAGAGCACAATAGTCCCCAGCAAAGGCCAAGACCGGAAACCAGGAAACCTGGTCTAA